The nucleotide sequence CGATCTGGATGATGTCCGCGTACTCGGCCACCAGGGGCAGCGTCTGGGCGTCCATGACCTCGGTCACGATCAGCAGACCGTACCGCGCCCGGGTCTCGGCCAGAAGCTTAAGCCCCGTCTCGGCCAGTCCTTGGAAAGCATAAGGGGATGTGCGGGGCTTGTAGGCGCCGCCCCGCAAAATCCGGGCTCCGGCCTCCCTGACTCTTTCCGCCACCTCAAAAAGCTGTTCTTCGCTTTCCACCGCGCACGGGCCGGCCATCACCTGGACGGTGTCGCCGCCGATGGTCACGTCCCCGATGGCGACCACCGTGCGCTCGGATTTCATCACCCGGCTGGCCAGTTTGTACGGGGCCATGATCGGGATGACCTTGTCCACCCCCGGCAGGAGTTCGATCCCGGCGTCCCCGAGGATGGTCTCGTCGCCGATGGCCCCGATAATCGTCCGCTCCACCCCGCGGGAAAGGTGGGCCCGGTAGCCGGCCGACTCTATTCTCTTCACGACAGACTCAATCTCAGCTTCGCTCGCCTCATGGTGCATTACAATGACCATCCTTTACTCCTCCTCCAGAAACGTTTCCAGGGCTTTGATGAACTTTCGATTCTGGTCGCGGGTGCCGATGGTGACCCTCAGGCGGGTGGGATAACCGAACCCACCCCGAATAATGACGCCCCGGCGCAATAGGCCTTGAAACACCGCTTTTTCGTCCCGGCCGACGTCAAACAGGATGAAGTTCGCCTCGGTAGGCACATAGGGCAACCCCATCCGGACCAATTCACGGTAAAGGTATTCCTTTTCCTCCCGGTTCAGCTTCCGGAGC is from Bacillota bacterium and encodes:
- the aroF gene encoding 3-deoxy-7-phosphoheptulonate synthase, which produces MVIVMHHEASEAEIESVVKRIESAGYRAHLSRGVERTIIGAIGDETILGDAGIELLPGVDKVIPIMAPYKLASRVMKSERTVVAIGDVTIGGDTVQVMAGPCAVESEEQLFEVAERVREAGARILRGGAYKPRTSPYAFQGLAETGLKLLAETRARYGLLIVTEVMDAQTLPLVAEYADIIQIGTRNMQNFYLLREVGRYNKPVLLKRGLSATIEEWLMAAEYILNEGNPNVILCERGIRSFETFTRNTLDLSAVPIVKHLSHLPVVVDPSHGIGKYKFVPPMALAAVAAGADGLLIEVHPNPSEALCDGAQSLTPKKFGKTMVQLAQVAQAVGRRV